The following coding sequences are from one Microtus ochrogaster isolate Prairie Vole_2 chromosome 14 unlocalized genomic scaffold, MicOch1.0 chr14_random_1, whole genome shotgun sequence window:
- the LOC113457979 gene encoding proline-rich protein 2-like, with protein MGMGDSPRPLGTPDSPRPLGTPDSPRPLEDPRLSQTSGDPQTLPGRWRTPDSPRPLENPRISQASGGPQTLPGLWRTPESPRPLGTPRLSQASGDPKTLSGLWRTPESPRPLENPRISQASGGPQTLPGLWGPPDSPKPLGTPRLSQASGDPQTLPGLWGPPNSPRALGTPRLSQGSGDPQALPGLWGPTDSPRPLENP; from the coding sequence ATGGGGATGGGAGACTCTCCCAGGCCTCTGGGGACCCCAGACTCTCCCAGGCCTCTGGGGACCCCAGACTCTCCCAGGCCTCTGGAGGACCCCAGACTCTCCCAGACCTCTGGGGACCCCCAAACTCTCCCAGGCCGCTGGAGAACCCCAGACTCTCCCAGGCCTCTGGAGAACCCCAGAATCTCCCAGGCCTCTGGAGGACCCCAGACTCTCCCAGGCCTCTGGAGAACCCCAGAATCTCCCAGGCCTCTGGGGACCCCCAGACTCTCCCAAGCCTCTGGGGACCCCAAGACTCTCTCAGGCCTCTGGAGAACCCCAGAATCTCCCAGGCCTCTGGAGAACCCCAGAATCTCCCAGGCCTCTGGAGGACCCCAGACTCTCCCAGGCCTCTGGGGACCCCCAGACTCTCCCAAGCCTCTGGGGACCCCCAGACTCTCTCAGGCCTCTGGGGACCCCCAGACTCTCCCAGGCCTCTGGGGACCCCCAAACTCTCCCAGGGCTCTGGGGACCCCCAGACTCTCCCAGGGCTCTGGGGACCCCCAGGCTCTCCCAGGCCTTTGGGGACCCACAGACTCTCCCAGGCCTCTGGAAAACCCCTGA